The following are encoded together in the Bradyrhizobium genosp. L genome:
- the mutY gene encoding A/G-specific adenine glycosylase: MSLSRVTKQQTSQRAPDRPAQLLAWYDRHRRRLPWRAAAGELADPYRVWLSEIMLQQTTVRAVGPYFEKFVTRWPDVSALGRAALDDVLRMWAGLGYYSRARNLHACAVAVLNDHGGVFPDTEDGLRALPGIGPYTAAAIAAIAFDRRTMPVDGNIERVVSRLYAIEEPLPKAKPLIQQMAATLLGTSRAGDSAQALMDLGATICTPKKPACALCPLNDDCAARTRGDQETFPRKAPKKSGTLRRGAAFVVTRGSELLVRSRAEKGLLGGMTEVPGSEWLAGQDDAAALAQAPALKGGTRWHRKAGVVTHVFTHFPLELVVYTASVPARTHAPDGMRWVPIATLDGEAFPNVMRKVIAHGLDL, from the coding sequence GTGTCTCTCTCGCGTGTGACCAAGCAACAGACCTCCCAACGCGCCCCCGACCGTCCCGCCCAACTGCTGGCCTGGTACGACCGGCACCGCCGGCGGCTGCCGTGGCGCGCGGCGGCGGGGGAACTGGCCGATCCGTACCGGGTGTGGCTGTCGGAGATCATGCTGCAGCAGACCACGGTGCGGGCAGTCGGGCCTTACTTCGAGAAATTCGTGACGCGCTGGCCGGACGTGTCGGCGCTCGGCCGCGCCGCGCTCGATGACGTCCTGCGGATGTGGGCCGGGCTCGGCTACTATTCGCGGGCGCGCAATCTGCATGCCTGCGCGGTGGCTGTGCTCAACGACCATGGTGGCGTCTTTCCCGACACTGAGGACGGCCTGCGTGCGTTGCCCGGCATCGGGCCCTACACGGCGGCGGCGATCGCCGCGATCGCGTTCGACCGCCGCACCATGCCGGTCGACGGCAATATCGAGCGCGTCGTCTCGCGGCTCTACGCGATCGAGGAGCCGCTGCCGAAAGCAAAGCCGCTGATCCAGCAGATGGCCGCGACGTTGCTCGGGACCTCTCGCGCCGGCGACAGCGCGCAGGCGCTGATGGATCTCGGCGCCACGATCTGCACGCCGAAGAAGCCGGCCTGCGCGCTGTGTCCGCTGAACGATGACTGCGCGGCGCGCACCCGTGGCGACCAGGAGACCTTCCCGCGCAAGGCGCCGAAGAAGAGCGGCACCTTGCGCCGCGGCGCGGCTTTCGTGGTGACGCGCGGCAGCGAATTGCTGGTGCGATCACGCGCCGAAAAGGGGCTGCTCGGCGGCATGACCGAGGTGCCGGGGTCGGAGTGGCTCGCGGGGCAGGACGATGCGGCCGCGCTGGCGCAGGCACCCGCGCTCAAGGGTGGCACGCGCTGGCACCGCAAGGCCGGCGTCGTGACCCACGTCTTTACGCATTTCCCGCTGGAGCTCGTGGTCTATACGGCGAGCGTTCCGGCGCGCACGCACGCGCCCGACGGCATGCGCTGGGTGCCAATTGCGACGCTGGATGGCGAGGCGTTTCCGAACGTGATGCGCAAGGTGATCGCGCACGGGCTCGACCTCTAG
- a CDS encoding PaaI family thioesterase yields MIATALDHIPMPPVAKLLGWRLVEARPQDGWIKMAFDGKPEFCNPAGFIQGGMLSAMLDDTMGPAVFVMTEGRLFTTTITMTVNFLAPAKPGPITGEATVTQLGKTIAFVEGRLTAEDGTLLATATSSIRLVEAARALR; encoded by the coding sequence ATGATCGCAACCGCGCTCGACCACATCCCGATGCCGCCTGTCGCAAAACTGCTCGGCTGGCGCCTAGTCGAGGCCCGCCCGCAGGACGGCTGGATCAAGATGGCCTTCGACGGCAAGCCGGAGTTCTGCAACCCGGCCGGCTTCATCCAGGGCGGCATGCTCTCGGCGATGCTCGACGACACGATGGGGCCGGCGGTGTTCGTGATGACCGAGGGCCGGCTCTTCACCACGACCATCACGATGACCGTGAATTTCCTGGCGCCGGCCAAGCCCGGCCCGATCACCGGCGAGGCGACGGTGACGCAGCTCGGCAAGACCATCGCCTTCGTCGAAGGTCGCCTGACCGCCGAGGACGGCACACTGCTCGCGACGGCGACGAGCAGCATTCGGTTGGTGGAGGCGGCGCGGGCGTTGCGGTAG
- a CDS encoding DsbA family protein: MIITRRAFTTALSLTGLAALAGLSPLRLITEAFAQSAADVAKPQSLPDMALGPQDAKVTITEYASMTCPHCANFNETVFPKIKSTYIDTGKVRYVFREFPLDIKAAAGSMLARCIAKDDAPKFYAVIDLLFRQQNDWVMKNTTETLTRIGKQAGLSQQQVEDCLKDQKLLDKIAADQKYANDVLKVNSTPTFFINGEMLKGETSIEEFSKHIDPLLKS; encoded by the coding sequence TTGATCATCACGCGCCGCGCTTTCACCACCGCTCTCTCGCTGACCGGGCTTGCTGCTCTGGCCGGCCTCTCGCCGCTGCGCCTGATCACGGAGGCATTCGCGCAGAGCGCCGCCGACGTGGCCAAGCCGCAGTCGCTGCCCGACATGGCGCTCGGCCCGCAGGACGCCAAGGTGACCATCACCGAATACGCCTCGATGACCTGCCCGCATTGCGCCAATTTCAACGAGACCGTGTTCCCGAAGATCAAGTCGACCTATATCGACACCGGCAAGGTCCGCTACGTGTTCCGCGAGTTCCCGCTCGACATCAAGGCCGCCGCCGGCTCGATGCTGGCGCGCTGCATCGCCAAGGACGACGCGCCGAAATTCTATGCCGTGATCGACCTGTTGTTCCGCCAGCAGAACGACTGGGTGATGAAGAACACCACCGAGACGCTGACGCGGATCGGCAAGCAGGCCGGCCTCAGCCAGCAGCAGGTCGAAGACTGCCTGAAGGACCAGAAGCTGCTCGACAAGATCGCCGCCGACCAGAAATACGCCAACGACGTGCTGAAGGTGAACTCGACGCCGACCTTCTTCATCAATGGCGAGATGCTGAAGGGCGAGACCTCGATCGAGGAATTCAGCAAGCACATCGATCCGCTCCTGAAGAGCTGA
- a CDS encoding DUF721 domain-containing protein, translated as MSKPGPVSAKPLSILLSNVFTDAYAKQGFAARELVTRWSEIAGERIAAYCEPLKMQWPRPVEGQPQEPATLVLRVEGPMALEIQHSSDVILERVNRFFGWHAVGRLTIRQAPLSRRGRPLRPRAPDAGAVAREAENLGAVEDDALRAALARLGATIKRN; from the coding sequence ATGTCCAAACCCGGCCCGGTCAGCGCAAAGCCCCTTTCCATCCTGCTCAGCAACGTCTTCACCGACGCTTATGCCAAGCAGGGCTTTGCGGCGCGTGAGCTGGTGACGCGCTGGAGCGAGATCGCGGGCGAGCGGATCGCGGCCTATTGCGAGCCGTTGAAGATGCAATGGCCGCGGCCGGTGGAGGGGCAGCCGCAGGAGCCGGCGACGCTGGTGTTGCGGGTCGAGGGGCCGATGGCGCTGGAGATCCAGCATTCCTCGGACGTCATCCTGGAACGGGTGAACCGGTTTTTCGGCTGGCATGCGGTCGGCCGGCTGACCATCCGGCAGGCGCCGCTGTCGCGCCGCGGCCGGCCGCTGCGGCCGCGCGCGCCGGACGCAGGCGCGGTGGCCCGGGAGGCCGAAAACCTTGGAGCGGTCGAGGATGATGCGCTGCGCGCGGCGCTGGCCCGGCTCGGCGCCACGATCAAGCGAAATTGA
- a CDS encoding HigA family addiction module antitoxin produces MSKSSTTMTKGGLLHNPHPGEILLEEFLKPMGLSQNGLARAIHVAPRRINEIVLGKRDITADTDLRLARYFGVSEGFFLGLQMDFDLMHRRREIDRDLKAIRPRAAA; encoded by the coding sequence ATGTCGAAATCGTCGACTACCATGACTAAAGGCGGGTTACTCCACAACCCGCATCCCGGAGAGATCCTGCTTGAAGAGTTCCTGAAGCCAATGGGCCTCAGCCAGAACGGCCTGGCGCGGGCCATTCATGTCGCTCCACGCCGCATCAACGAGATCGTGCTGGGCAAGCGCGACATCACCGCCGATACCGATCTCCGGCTCGCACGCTATTTTGGCGTTTCGGAGGGCTTCTTTCTCGGACTGCAGATGGACTTTGACCTGATGCACCGGCGGCGCGAGATCGACCGCGACCTGAAAGCGATCCGGCCCCGCGCCGCGGCCTGA